In Vulpes vulpes isolate BD-2025 unplaced genomic scaffold, VulVul3 u000000698, whole genome shotgun sequence, one DNA window encodes the following:
- the LOC140597369 gene encoding piwi-like protein 1 isoform X2, giving the protein MWWIPDSTWNMLESPRQFDSHPQFADWSRETGSGPLLNVKSLDHWLILYPTRNYGAASSLVQSLRKVTPTMGIAMREAKILEVSDTVQSYTTVLENHVSSKTQMVLCVLSSEKKDLYDGIKQYLCVNCPTPSQCVMARTLDKPQTLMTIATKIAQQMNCKMGGALWKVETGLQNAMFIGIDCFHDTVNRRKSIAGFVSSINQELTQWFSQCIFQELGQELVNGLKTCLEDAPLSTEQKLVAVQLHSL; this is encoded by the exons ATGTGGTGGATACCCGACAGTACTTGGAACATGTTAGAGAGTCCACGACAG TTTGACTCCCATCCACAGTTTGCAGATTGGTCGAGAGAGACCGGAAGTGGACCCTTACTCAATGTGAAGTCACTAGATCATTGGCTAATACTCTATCCTACGAGAAATTATGGAGCGGCCTCATCCTTAGTACAGAGTCTACGGAAAGTCACACCCACCATGGGCATAGCTATGAGAGAGGCAAAAAT ACTTGAAGTAAGTGATACAGTCCAGTCCTATACAACTGTCTTAGAAAACCATGTTTCCTCCAAAACACAGATG GTCCTTTGCGTGCTGTCCAGTGAAAAGAAAGACCTGTATGATGGCATAAAACAATACCTGTGTGTCAATTGTCCGACCCCAAGCCAGTGTGTCATGGCACGGACCTTAGACAAACCCCAGACGCTGATGACCATTGCGACAAAGATTGCCCAGCAGATGAACTGCAAGATGGGAGGAGCCCTCTGGAAGGTGGAGACAGGA ttacagaatGCGATGTTCATTGGTATCGACTGTTTCCATGATACTGTAAATCGGCGGAAGTCAATTGCAGGCTTCGTGTCCAGCATCAATCAGGAATTGACGCA GTGGTTCTCCCAGTGCATTTTCCAGGAGTTGGGTCAAGAGCTTGTGAACGGGCTTAAAACCTGCTTGGAAG ATGCACCCCTGTCTACAGAGCAGAAGTTGGTTGCTGTGCAGCTGCATTCACTTTGA
- the LOC140597369 gene encoding piwi-like protein 1 isoform X3 translates to MGIAMREAKILEVSDTVQSYTTVLENHVSSKTQMVLCVLSSEKKDLYDGIKQYLCVNCPTPSQCVMARTLDKPQTLMTIATKIAQQMNCKMGGALWKVETGLQNAMFIGIDCFHDTVNRRKSIAGFVSSINQELTQWFSQCIFQELGQELVNGLKTCLEAALKLWCKHNQFLPQAIIVYRDGVGDGQLQALMDHEVPQIESSLRSVYPKDSGCTPVYRAEVGCCAAAFTLKAL, encoded by the exons ATGGGCATAGCTATGAGAGAGGCAAAAAT ACTTGAAGTAAGTGATACAGTCCAGTCCTATACAACTGTCTTAGAAAACCATGTTTCCTCCAAAACACAGATG GTCCTTTGCGTGCTGTCCAGTGAAAAGAAAGACCTGTATGATGGCATAAAACAATACCTGTGTGTCAATTGTCCGACCCCAAGCCAGTGTGTCATGGCACGGACCTTAGACAAACCCCAGACGCTGATGACCATTGCGACAAAGATTGCCCAGCAGATGAACTGCAAGATGGGAGGAGCCCTCTGGAAGGTGGAGACAGGA ttacagaatGCGATGTTCATTGGTATCGACTGTTTCCATGATACTGTAAATCGGCGGAAGTCAATTGCAGGCTTCGTGTCCAGCATCAATCAGGAATTGACGCA GTGGTTCTCCCAGTGCATTTTCCAGGAGTTGGGTCAAGAGCTTGTGAACGGGCTTAAAACCTGCTTGGAAG ctGCCCTGAAGCTCTGGTGTAAACATAATCAGTTTCTACCACAAGCTATCATTGTGTATCGGGATGGAGTTGGGGATGGTCAGCTTCAAGCACTGATGGATCATGAAGTCCCACAGATTGAGTCCTCCTTAAGATCTGTGTACCCTAAAGACTCTGG ATGCACCCCTGTCTACAGAGCAGAAGTTGGTTGCTGTGCAGCTGCATTCACTTTGAAAGCACTATGA
- the LOC140597369 gene encoding piwi-like protein 1 isoform X1, protein MWWIPDSTWNMLESPRQFDSHPQFADWSRETGSGPLLNVKSLDHWLILYPTRNYGAASSLVQSLRKVTPTMGIAMREAKILEVSDTVQSYTTVLENHVSSKTQMVLCVLSSEKKDLYDGIKQYLCVNCPTPSQCVMARTLDKPQTLMTIATKIAQQMNCKMGGALWKVETGLQNAMFIGIDCFHDTVNRRKSIAGFVSSINQELTQWFSQCIFQELGQELVNGLKTCLEAALKLWCKHNQFLPQAIIVYRDGVGDGQLQALMDHEVPQIESSLRSVYPKDSGCTPVYRAEVGCCAAAFTLKAL, encoded by the exons ATGTGGTGGATACCCGACAGTACTTGGAACATGTTAGAGAGTCCACGACAG TTTGACTCCCATCCACAGTTTGCAGATTGGTCGAGAGAGACCGGAAGTGGACCCTTACTCAATGTGAAGTCACTAGATCATTGGCTAATACTCTATCCTACGAGAAATTATGGAGCGGCCTCATCCTTAGTACAGAGTCTACGGAAAGTCACACCCACCATGGGCATAGCTATGAGAGAGGCAAAAAT ACTTGAAGTAAGTGATACAGTCCAGTCCTATACAACTGTCTTAGAAAACCATGTTTCCTCCAAAACACAGATG GTCCTTTGCGTGCTGTCCAGTGAAAAGAAAGACCTGTATGATGGCATAAAACAATACCTGTGTGTCAATTGTCCGACCCCAAGCCAGTGTGTCATGGCACGGACCTTAGACAAACCCCAGACGCTGATGACCATTGCGACAAAGATTGCCCAGCAGATGAACTGCAAGATGGGAGGAGCCCTCTGGAAGGTGGAGACAGGA ttacagaatGCGATGTTCATTGGTATCGACTGTTTCCATGATACTGTAAATCGGCGGAAGTCAATTGCAGGCTTCGTGTCCAGCATCAATCAGGAATTGACGCA GTGGTTCTCCCAGTGCATTTTCCAGGAGTTGGGTCAAGAGCTTGTGAACGGGCTTAAAACCTGCTTGGAAG ctGCCCTGAAGCTCTGGTGTAAACATAATCAGTTTCTACCACAAGCTATCATTGTGTATCGGGATGGAGTTGGGGATGGTCAGCTTCAAGCACTGATGGATCATGAAGTCCCACAGATTGAGTCCTCCTTAAGATCTGTGTACCCTAAAGACTCTGG ATGCACCCCTGTCTACAGAGCAGAAGTTGGTTGCTGTGCAGCTGCATTCACTTTGAAAGCACTATGA